The genomic region TGGTGCAGCGCACCACGCGCAGCGTGCGGCTGACCGAGGCGGGCCTGCGGCTCGCCGACGAGACGCGTCCGCTCTACGACCGCATCTCGCAGAGCTTCTCGGGCGTGCGCGACACGGGCGCCCAGGTGCGCGGCAGCCTGCGCGTGACGGCGCCGGTGGCGCTCGCGCGCCAGCAACTGGTGCCGCGGCTCGCCGAATTCCGGCGCCGCTACCCGGCGGTGCGCATCCAGCTCGACGTGTCCGACCGGCTCGCCTCGCTCGCCACCGAGGGCTTCGACCTGGCGATCCGTCACAGCGCGGCGGCGCCCGAGACGCACGTGGCCTGGAAGCTCTGCCGCACCCATTCGGTGATCGTCGCGGCGCCGGCCTATCTGGCCGTGCGCGGCGCGCCGGCGCATCCGGACCAACTGGCCGGCCACGATTGCCTTTATTACCCGCGCAGCCATGACTCGGCGGCGTGGACCTTCGAGCGCGCCGGCACGCGGCGCCAGCGCGCCGCGCGCGTGACGGTGCCGATCGGCGGTCCGCTCGGCGCGAACAACAGCGAGGTGCTGCGCGACGCGGCGCTCGACGGGCTCGGCATCGCGCTGCTGCCCGATTTCTCGGCAGTGGCCGCGCTGCGCGCCGGCACGCTGGTGCGCGTGCTGCCCGAATGGCGCCCGGTGGGCGTATTCGCCGAGCAGCTGCTGGCGGTGCGGCCCTACGCGACGCACGTGCCGCGCGTGGTCCGGGCGTTCGTCGCCTATCTGCGCGAAGCGTTCGCGGACGGCTTCGACGAGGGCGTCAAGCCGCGCTGACGGCGCGCGCGCCGGCCGCGCGCAGCGCCGTGGCGCGCCGCGGGCTTCGGCGAGGCCACCGCGCAGGTCATCACGCCGGGCTGCCCCGCGTCGGCGGGCGGCGCGCGCCAACGCGGGCCGAAGCGCGGCAGCGTCAGGATTTGCTCGGCGGCGGCGCGTCGGGCGCGGCCGCGGAGGGCTTGCCGGCCTGCTCGCGGGCCGACGACGCGTCCGCGCCGCCGGCCGGCGGCGGCCCGCTGCGCGCCTCAGGCCGGCCGTCGTGCGGGCCGTCGCCGGCCTCGCCGCGCCGGTCGTCATCGCCGGCCTCGCCCGGGTCGCGCGCGTAGACGGTGCGCTGCGGGTTCGCGATGCGGATGCCGCGCTCGGCGAACAGCACGGCGATGCGCCGGTTGAACTCGCGCTGCACGCCCCAGCGTCCGCTGTCGCGGCACTGCATCTGGCCCGACATGGTGATCGCCGCGCCGTCCACCGAATCGACGCCCCAGTACGCGAAATCCGACAGGATGCCGTCCTTGTACTTGGGGTCCTCGCGCAGCGCGGCGCCGATCTCCTTGAGCGTTTCGACCGCGCGGTCGATGTCCTCGCTGTGGAGGATGCTGACCTTCACCGCCGCGTTGCCGAGCCCGCGATTGGTGTTGTTGACGGTGGACACCGAGCTGAACGGCACCGTGTGCAGCGAGCCGTCGCTGGCGCGCAGCCGCACGGTGCGGATCGACAGGTATTCGACGGTGCCCGACACGCCCGCCAGCGTGACCCAGTCGCCCACCTGCATCGCGTTCTCCATCAGCAGGAAGATGCCGGTGATGAAATCCTGCACCAGCTTCTGCGAGCCGAAGCCGAGCGCCACGCCGAAGATGCTCGCGCCGGCCAGCAGCGGCCCGACGTTGACGCCCAGCTCGCTCAGGCCGGTCAGCACCACCACCAGCGCGATCAGCACGAACAGCAGCGTGCGCAGCATCGGCAGCAGCGTGCGCAGCCGCGCGGCGCGCATCAGGTTGCCCTGGTGGGTCCAGCGGTCGAGGCGCCGCTCGATCGAGATGTTCGCGCTCTCCCACACCAGCAGCGCGACCAGCGCCGCGATCGCGATCGTCACCAGCGCGGAGGCGAGGCGATGGCCGATGGTGCCGGCCTCGAACGCGCGCATCACCGGCACGCCCCAGATCTGCAGCAACAGCAGCAGCGTGACGATGCCGACCAGGACGGACACCACCTGCCGCAGCAGCGGGTAGTAGCGGTAGGCATGGCGATGCACCACCGTGCCGTGGTCGTCGCCGTGCCGCTCGAACAGGCGCACGAGCGCGCCGAACACCACGATCGAGACGATGCGCATGCCGATCATCACCGCGATCGAGCGCCCGCCGAGCGCGATCAGCACGTGGTAGCCGTTGTGGACGTCGAGCGCCCAGACGAACCAGAGCGCCATCACGACGAAGATCGCCACCGGCGCCCAGGCGTCGGCGAGCGCGTTGCCGAACACTGCGAGCGACGGCCGCCCGGCGCTCTGCGCGCGAATCCAGGCGGCCACCGGCCGGCTGCACTGCAGGATCAGGATCGACACCATCACGTGGCCGACCAGCGCCACCGCCTTCATCAGCGCGACATGGCCCGCGTCGCTGAGGCCGAAGCTGCCGGCCGTCTCGACCACCGCCGAGCAGCCGCCGATCACCAGCACGATGCGGCGGATCCATCGCTGCGCGAACGCGGCCCAGGTGTCGCCGATATGCAGCAGCCGCAGCTGCGGCGCGTCGGGCTGGAAGAACAGCCGCGAGCCGATGGTCACCGCGCGGCAGATCACGTAGATGTCCACCAGCGAGCCGATCGCGAGGGCGGCGGGGGTGTCGTCGTCGGTCACGATCGACATCATCAGGGTCGCCACGCCGACGAACAGCAGCAGCGAAACCGCACGCAGCGCGAGGCTCACCAGCGCGCGCGGCACGCGTTGCAGCAGCGTGCTGTGGCGCAGCGCCTGGCCGCGCCCGCGCGAGGCGAGTTCCGCGCGCCGCGCTTGATCGGCCGCGTCGGGCGGCGGCGCGGGGCTCGCGCCGGTGCCGGCCGCGGCGAGCGCGGCGGCGTCGGCCGCGGCCGCGGCCGGCTCCGGCGAGCCGTCGGCCGACGCGTGCGAGGCCCCGGCCGACGGCTCGCCGGCCGGGCCGCCGCCGGCGCGGCGCGCGGCCAGTGCCGCGAGCGCGCGCCGCAACAGCCGGCGCGCAAACCATTCGATCAGCAGCGCGGGCGCCAGCGCCGCGACGATCAATTGCAGGAAGCTGACGAAATCTGCGCGCTCGTCGGCATGGGTGAGCTTCGCGCGCCACCAGGCGCCCACCGAGCCCACGTCGAGCAGCGAGCGCATCGAGTCGCGCAGCGCGCGGCCGATCTGCGCGGCCCAGTGCGAGCCCTGATGCATCAGCTGCGAGGCGAGTCCGTTGCTGAGGAACGCGGTGGGGCTCGAGGCGGCCGATGCCGCGCTCGCGGCGGGGGCCGCATGGGCGGCGCTGGCCGGCACGGCGGGCGTGCTGAGCGCCCCGGCGGCGGCGATCGCGCGCAGCGTCGATTCGAATTGCGCGCGCTGGCGCGGATTTTCGAGTACCGAGAGCGCCTGTTGCGCCTGCTGCGGCGTGAGCACCGGTACTGCCGGGGCCGAGGCCGCGGCGGGCGCGGCCGCCTGGGCCGACGTGACGACGATGGCGAGCAGCCAGCCGAAAAGGATCTGTCGCATGTTGGGCGTGGGTGGCCCGCGCGCGACGCGCCGGCCGATCGTGGAAAACGTGGAGGAAATTAACATGATCGGGCCAAGCACCGGTTAGTTCCGCCGGCGGCATGGCGCGGGCCGGCGCGGCCGCCGGCCCGCGCCGATCAGGCGCTCGCTGGCGCCGGCGGCGGGTGGCTTGGCCTGCCACCGCCGCCGGCGGTGGCGCGAGGCGGCGAGCCGTGCCGGCCGCGCGGCCCCTGGCGCGGCAGCCGGGCGAGCGGACGCAAGAGGCGTGCCGCGCCGCGCGTTCGGGGCGGCCTGCCGGTGCCGGCCGCACGGCCTTGTCCGACGGCGGTCGCATCGGTTGCGGGCGCAACGACGGCGGCCGCGGCCCCGGGCCCGGAGCGAGGCAAGCGCGGCGACGCCGCCGGCTACCCATCAAGGAATGCGTTGAGAGGCGCGTAAGATTGGCCGCTTTCCAGCAGAAATTTCGATCGATCGGCCCATGATCCGTGAACTGAAAACCTTTCTGTCGGTGGTGCGCCACGGCACCTTCGCGCGCGCCGGCGCGCAGGTCGGCCTCACGCAGTCGGCCGTCAGCGCGCAGATCCAGCGGCTCGAGGACGAACTCGGCTTCGCGCTGTTCGATCGCACCGGCCGCTCGGCCAGGCTGAACGCGGCGGGACGGCGCACCGTCGAGCGTGCCGAGGAACTGCTGACCGCCTACGCGCGGCTCGCCGACCAGGGCCCGGCCGCGGAGGACCGCGGCCTGCTGCGGATCGGCGCGATCGCCTCGGCGCAGACCGCGCTGCTGGTGCGCGCCATCGTGCCGTTTCGCGAGCGCGCGCCGGGCTGGCGCGTGCGCGTGATCCCGGGCGTGTCGCTGAACCTGCTCGCGCAGGTCGATTCGGGCGAGGTGGACGGCGCGGTGTTGATCCGCCCGCCGTTCGCGCTGCCGGCCGAGCTGACCTGGCGCGCGCTCGTGCACGAGCCGTTCGTGCTGCTGGTGCCGCGCGCGCTGCGCCACGAGCAGGCCCGCGTGCTGCTCAGGCGCGAACCGTTCGTGCGCTACGACCGCAACTCGTTCGGCGGGCGCATCGTCGATCGCTGGCTGCGCAAGGTCCGACTGAGCGTGCACGACGTGATCGAGCTCGACGAACTGCAGGCGATCGTCGAACTGGTGGGATGCGGCGTCGGGGTGGCGCTGGTGCCGCTCGCGAGCGCGCTGCGCCTGCCGCGCACGGTGGCGGCCCTGCCGCTCGGCGACGAGCCGCCGATGCGCGAGATCGGCTATGTCGAGCGCGCCGGCGCACGCCCCGATGCGGCCGCGGCGTTCGCCGAATGCCTGGCGGCGGCGGTGCGCGAGCCGGCCGCGGCGCCGCCACGCCGCGGTCGATCGGCGGCCTCGTAGTGAATCGGTCCGGCCGCTCGTCGTTCGGCTGCCGGATCGCTCCGGCTCACCGCCGGGTGGCGGCACCGGCGGCGGGGTGGGCGGCCGTGTCGACGCGGGCGGCTCGGCGCCCGCCGCGCCGTTCGGCACGATCGCTTCGACCCATCTCGCGCCCGAGCCCGCGAAGCCCGGCGCGGCAAACGGCACGGCGCCGGCGGGTGGGATGCCGCCGCCCGCCGGTGACGCAATGCCTCGCTACCTCAGTACAATGCGCGGATTCCCGTCCACCGCCGTTCCTCGCGCCTGCCCGCCGCCGATGCCGCTCCCGACCATACCGACCGCCCCCTTCTGCCCCGCCGAAGTGAAGGGCAGCATCACGATCGATTCGCGCGCACCGTGGTTCGCCAAGCTGCGCCGCTTCGCCGGGCCGGGCCTGCTGATCGCGATCGGCTACATGGACCCCGGCAACTGGGCCACCGACATCCAGGCCGGCTCGCAGTTCGGCTATGCGTTGCTGTGGGTGGTGGCGTTCTCCAGCCTCGCCGCGATCTTCCTGCAGATGCTGGCCGCGCGGCTCGGCCTGGTCGCCGGCCGCGATCTCGCGCAGGCCAGCTACGAGCGTTACGGCCGGTTCGGCAAGTGGCTGCAGTGGGTGACGGCCGAGATCTCGATCATCGCCTGCGACATCGCCGAGGTGCTCGGCTGCGCGCTCGCATTCAAGCTGCTGCTCGGCGTGCCGGTGGCATGGGGCATCGTGCTGACCGCGCTCGACACGGTGATCGTGCTCGGGCTGCAGGGCAAGGGCTTCCGCCAGATCGAGGCGATCGTGCTGGGCCTGATCGGCACGATGGCGTTCTGCTTCGTCGCGCAGCTCGCGCTGCTGCCGATCGACTGGCACGCGGTGGCCGCGGGCCTGGTGCCCGGCGATCCGGGCCACGACCGCAAGGACGCGATCGTGCTGGCGCTCGGCATCGTCGGGGCGACCATCATGCCGCACAACCTCTACCTGCATTCGTCGGTGGTGCAGACGCGCCGCGTGGTGGGCGGCGCGGGCGGGCCGATCCGCGACACGCTGGCGATGGTGCGCGTCGACACCTGGGTGTCGCTGCTGATCGCGATGGGCGTGAACGCGGCGATCCTGATCCTGGCCGGCGCCGCGTTCCATGCGGCCGGCCATACCGGCGTGACCGACATCGAGCAGGCCTACCAGCTGATCACGCCGCTGGTGGGCGGCGGTGCCGCGCTGCTGTTCGGCATTGCGCTGCTGGCCTCGGGGCAGAGCTCGACGCTGACCGGCACGATCGCCGGGCAGGTGATCATGGACGGCTTCCTGCAGGTGAAGATTCCCTGCTACCAGCGCCGACTGATCACGCGCGCGCTGGCGCTGGTGCCGGCGCTGATCGGGGTGCTGGTGCTCGGCGACGGCGCGGTGGGCAAGCTGCTGGTGTGGAGCCAGGTGCTGCTGAGCCTGCAACTGCCGTTCGCGATGTGGCCGCTGATCCGCTCGGTCAGCGACGAGCGGCTGATGCGCGGCAACGCGATCGGCCGGCCCACGCGGCTGTTCGCGTGGCTGCTGTTCGCCGTGATCGGCGGCACCAACCTGCTGCTGATCACCGGCGTGATCGGCTGAGCCGACGCGCCTTGTCCGCTCGCCCGGCCCGGCTGGCCCGGCTGGCCGGCCGCGAGGCCGCCCCGAAGCCTGCCAGGCGCTGCGGTATGCTGCGGGGCTGCGCCGCCGCGTGCCGGCCCGCGCCATGCGGCGCCGGGCGCGCCGGCGATTCCAAGAAAGGAGCCTGAGAAGATGACGGAGATGGTCGATTGCGTCGTGATCGGCGCGGGAGTGGTCGGCCTGGCGGCCGCGCGCGCCAGTGCGCGGCGCGGCTGGGAGACGGTGATCGTCGAGTCGGAATCGATGATCGGCACCGGCACGAGCTCGCGCAACAGCGAGGTGATCCATGCCGGCATTTACTATTCGGCCGGTTCGCTGAAGGCGCGGCTCTGCGTCGAGGGGCGCGAGCGGCTCTATGCATTCTGCGAGGAGCACCAGGTGCCGTACCGGCGCAGCGGCAAGCTGATCGTGGCCGCCGAGGACGCGCAGCGCGGCACGCTCGCCGAGCTCGAGGCGGCCGCGCGCGCCAACGGCGTGACCGACCTGCGGCGCCTGAGCGGCGACCAGGCGCGCGCGCTCGAACCGGCCCTGCGCTGCGTGGCGGCGCTCGAATCGCCGTCCACCGGCATCGTCGACAGCCACGCGCTGATGCTCGCGCTGCTCGGCGACGCCGAGCGCGCCGGCGCCGTGATCGCCTATCGTTCGCCCGTGATCGGCGGCCAGGTGCTGCACGACGGCGGCCCCGCGATCGAGCTCGAGGTGGGCGGCGCCGAGCCGATGACGCTGCGCGCGCGGCGCGTGGTGAACGCGGCCGGGCTCTACGCCCAGACGGTGGCCGGCGGGCTGCGCGGCCTGCCGCCCGAGTCGGTGCCGCGCGCGCGCTACGCGAAGGGCAACTACTATTCGCTGGCGGGCCGCGCGCCGTTCTCGCGGCTCATCTATCCGGTGCCGGAGCCGGGCGGGCTCGGTGTCCATCTGACGCTCGATCTGGCCAATCAGGCGCGCTTCGGCCCCGACGTCGAATGGATCGACGAGATCGACTTCCGCGTCGATCCGGCCCGCGCCGCGCGCTTCTACGATGCGATCCGCAGCTACTGGCCGGAGCTGCCCGACGAGGCATTGCAGCCGGCCTACGCCGGCGTGCGGCCGAAGCTGGCGCACCCGCCCGGCGGCGGCGACGACTTCGTGATCCAGTCGGCGCGCGCGCACGGCGTGGCCGGCCTCGTCAACCTGTACGGCATCGAGTCGCCGGGGCTGACGGCCTCGCTCGCGATCGCCGAGCAGGTGATCGCGGCGCTCGACGACGCTACGCAGTGACCGTCAACACCGCATCGACCGCCGCCAAGGC from Burkholderia glumae LMG 2196 = ATCC 33617 harbors:
- a CDS encoding mechanosensitive ion channel domain-containing protein → MRQILFGWLLAIVVTSAQAAAPAAASAPAVPVLTPQQAQQALSVLENPRQRAQFESTLRAIAAAGALSTPAVPASAAHAAPAASAASAASSPTAFLSNGLASQLMHQGSHWAAQIGRALRDSMRSLLDVGSVGAWWRAKLTHADERADFVSFLQLIVAALAPALLIEWFARRLLRRALAALAARRAGGGPAGEPSAGASHASADGSPEPAAAAADAAALAAAGTGASPAPPPDAADQARRAELASRGRGQALRHSTLLQRVPRALVSLALRAVSLLLFVGVATLMMSIVTDDDTPAALAIGSLVDIYVICRAVTIGSRLFFQPDAPQLRLLHIGDTWAAFAQRWIRRIVLVIGGCSAVVETAGSFGLSDAGHVALMKAVALVGHVMVSILILQCSRPVAAWIRAQSAGRPSLAVFGNALADAWAPVAIFVVMALWFVWALDVHNGYHVLIALGGRSIAVMIGMRIVSIVVFGALVRLFERHGDDHGTVVHRHAYRYYPLLRQVVSVLVGIVTLLLLLQIWGVPVMRAFEAGTIGHRLASALVTIAIAALVALLVWESANISIERRLDRWTHQGNLMRAARLRTLLPMLRTLLFVLIALVVVLTGLSELGVNVGPLLAGASIFGVALGFGSQKLVQDFITGIFLLMENAMQVGDWVTLAGVSGTVEYLSIRTVRLRASDGSLHTVPFSSVSTVNNTNRGLGNAAVKVSILHSEDIDRAVETLKEIGAALREDPKYKDGILSDFAYWGVDSVDGAAITMSGQMQCRDSGRWGVQREFNRRIAVLFAERGIRIANPQRTVYARDPGEAGDDDRRGEAGDGPHDGRPEARSGPPPAGGADASSAREQAGKPSAAAPDAPPPSKS
- a CDS encoding LysR family transcriptional regulator gives rise to the protein MIRELKTFLSVVRHGTFARAGAQVGLTQSAVSAQIQRLEDELGFALFDRTGRSARLNAAGRRTVERAEELLTAYARLADQGPAAEDRGLLRIGAIASAQTALLVRAIVPFRERAPGWRVRVIPGVSLNLLAQVDSGEVDGAVLIRPPFALPAELTWRALVHEPFVLLVPRALRHEQARVLLRREPFVRYDRNSFGGRIVDRWLRKVRLSVHDVIELDELQAIVELVGCGVGVALVPLASALRLPRTVAALPLGDEPPMREIGYVERAGARPDAAAAFAECLAAAVREPAAAPPRRGRSAAS
- a CDS encoding Nramp family divalent metal transporter yields the protein MPLPTIPTAPFCPAEVKGSITIDSRAPWFAKLRRFAGPGLLIAIGYMDPGNWATDIQAGSQFGYALLWVVAFSSLAAIFLQMLAARLGLVAGRDLAQASYERYGRFGKWLQWVTAEISIIACDIAEVLGCALAFKLLLGVPVAWGIVLTALDTVIVLGLQGKGFRQIEAIVLGLIGTMAFCFVAQLALLPIDWHAVAAGLVPGDPGHDRKDAIVLALGIVGATIMPHNLYLHSSVVQTRRVVGGAGGPIRDTLAMVRVDTWVSLLIAMGVNAAILILAGAAFHAAGHTGVTDIEQAYQLITPLVGGGAALLFGIALLASGQSSTLTGTIAGQVIMDGFLQVKIPCYQRRLITRALALVPALIGVLVLGDGAVGKLLVWSQVLLSLQLPFAMWPLIRSVSDERLMRGNAIGRPTRLFAWLLFAVIGGTNLLLITGVIG
- a CDS encoding NAD(P)/FAD-dependent oxidoreductase, which encodes MTEMVDCVVIGAGVVGLAAARASARRGWETVIVESESMIGTGTSSRNSEVIHAGIYYSAGSLKARLCVEGRERLYAFCEEHQVPYRRSGKLIVAAEDAQRGTLAELEAAARANGVTDLRRLSGDQARALEPALRCVAALESPSTGIVDSHALMLALLGDAERAGAVIAYRSPVIGGQVLHDGGPAIELEVGGAEPMTLRARRVVNAAGLYAQTVAGGLRGLPPESVPRARYAKGNYYSLAGRAPFSRLIYPVPEPGGLGVHLTLDLANQARFGPDVEWIDEIDFRVDPARAARFYDAIRSYWPELPDEALQPAYAGVRPKLAHPPGGGDDFVIQSARAHGVAGLVNLYGIESPGLTASLAIAEQVIAALDDATQ
- a CDS encoding LysR family transcriptional regulator encodes the protein MPSDHIESLWVHLHWLTVLADQGSFTGAAARLGVSKAAVSLKIAELERAAGVPLVQRTTRSVRLTEAGLRLADETRPLYDRISQSFSGVRDTGAQVRGSLRVTAPVALARQQLVPRLAEFRRRYPAVRIQLDVSDRLASLATEGFDLAIRHSAAAPETHVAWKLCRTHSVIVAAPAYLAVRGAPAHPDQLAGHDCLYYPRSHDSAAWTFERAGTRRQRAARVTVPIGGPLGANNSEVLRDAALDGLGIALLPDFSAVAALRAGTLVRVLPEWRPVGVFAEQLLAVRPYATHVPRVVRAFVAYLREAFADGFDEGVKPR